Genomic window (Clarias gariepinus isolate MV-2021 ecotype Netherlands chromosome 4, CGAR_prim_01v2, whole genome shotgun sequence):
agtTATTCATTTTGGAATCTTACAATAAAATTCTTCATATAATTTTTCTTGTcaatgttcatttgtttttggaAATTGTTTACCATATATTTGTTAATTCCATGCTATTTGCAAattacactatttaaaaaacCCTCAATCTTCTTTAGAAAGCAAAGCATTGTGTAAACCATGATTAACGTCTCTCTCTAGGTATGAATGTGTGCATTTGCATTTACGTGTGTTTGCATAAGCACAGGGGAATAACACCTGGGTGCTCTGTACCACCATTGTTTTGCATCTGTAACATCATGCGTGAGAGGTTCAGTTAGAAATGTGTCTTTATGACTACAATGGAAATAACACACCCTCAGATGGTTGTAGATTTGAGGGTTTTATGTTACTCAACTTTTGGATTGTCTCctgaaagacaatgtagagcatacatataaaacaaacaaacaaacaaaaatgctgCAGCAGTTTGAACATTTATGTGTACCATATCCAAGCTTTCTCCTCACTTCCTAAAGTGGGATCTCCCATACCAAATGAAACACGAGTGGGGGGCGGGGAAGAGCACCCAGGTTCAATTCAAGCAACCTTAATGCTGCTTATGTGAAAACAGTAAAATGACCATAATCACATCCTAGAAGATGCTgtttcaaaaacacacacaccatattactgtaaataaaatttatttaagatttcATAGACCCCAGAAGATgtgaatatacattttttaagagATGAGCCCTCAGGCAGCAGCTCTTCCCTGAACCTGTTCTCTACATTCTGGCCTCTTCACAGCTCATTCCGTCATCCATCCATATTGCTGCTACAGGCTCATAAATAAGTGTTAAATGGTGTTTATGATATTGTAGAGTGTGCGCGCTTCATTTGCGTTGTACTTGTGTGAAGGAAGAGGGCATCTGTATAGGCTGCATGGGCTGCACAGACTGAAATGGCTGAGGTTTTTTGCGGAGGTCTGGAGAGGATGAGGGCTTCACCGATGGGATTAACTGATTCCGCTTAATGATCTGAAGAGCCAGCTGCGTGTTACCTGCAATCACAGTCAGTTATGAAACCGTGGACATACATAACTCTGATCACAGGATTCATTTATAAAAGATAACTGTTTTAAAACTTCACAACGGTTAATTCAGTTATTCATATAGAGCTGGACTTGGAACTTACCATTCTGCAGCTCCAGGTACACAGCCAGTAAAATAGCTTCTGGTGGAATCTCTTTCGCACTGACCATAGATGCCGCCTACAGATACAAAAGtcagaatgtttttaaatgtaaaaatgttaaaagctCATAAGGGTAAAATGAACCATCTGTAAGGCTGATTACCTGGTGAAGGCACTTGCGTGCTTTCTCATATTCACTCCTCAGACAATAAGCACTGCCCAAATTAAAGAGCATCATGGCCCGGGCAGAGCCCAGACTACTGGGGTAACATAAAGGAGTCTGTTTCCctgctacacacacatgcacacaaatacaTAAGCATTCAGATTGCCTGTGACTAAGCAAACCACAGATACAAAACTATCTGCTTTAGAGTGCAATTTAATtaggaagcaaaaaaaatagataCTACTTACAGGATTCAACAGGCTCTAAATCTCCTTTATCCGACCCTGTGGATTCAGAACATAAAAATCACAAGGAGAAAAGATTCCTAACATTCCTGTCCTTTTTTGTTGTTCCCCCAGCTGTGACACAGGAGTCACACTTTGCATTAAtatgagtaaatgagtgagtttACCTTGGTCTTGTTCACTAGGTGACACACCTAGTGACACGTCAGTAATGTTTTCTGGGTTGAGGTGAGTGATGGCATCAGAGATTCGGTCCAGAGAGATTAGAGCTTCAGCAGCATATAAATGACCCAGGAACCTGAGGACAGTAAACCTGttactttaccttttaaagcAGCAGTGgtggaaataaaaatgcattcacatgttagaaataaaaatttataacaaATAGAAACCATTTAAAAGAAATCATCTGTGTTCAGATTTTCTAAGTGCAAAACCACAACACTAATTTCTGTGAGCACAGAACGTAACTACTTTTTTGCCAAGTACAAAATGATGCTCTTTCTTGTTTAAAATCAATCTTTGCTGCCTTTTCACATTTAACCATTTCAGACATTTTTATATGTGAAATTATGCAAATActttgcagcattttttttcaatatatattttttaagacaGTAAGTTAAATTTCAGCAATTAAAATGacaccaaaataaaaatatatgttctGAAATGCAGAATGGAATGTAATTTGAGCTAATTACTTGTGGGATCCTGACAGCTTGGGCTGATGTAAGAGTTTATCTGCATGGGCAAGTGCCATCAAGTTGTCCCCAAGGGCCAAAGCCACATACGCACTACATGCTAAAATGCAGCACCTGTGAgtaagacaaaaacaaagaaataagtTTTAAATACATCTTCAATTTTAGGATGCACATTTAACTTGTTAAAATTCTAAagctaatataaataaataaatgacaagtTATGTAGAAAAAGCAAGCATGTTGTAACCCTTAAAGaggttaaatgtatttattcaagTAATAAATTTGTCATTTGAGGGGGGACTAATTTACAGGCGGTCAAAGAGCAGTGGTAAATGCCAGACATCTGTGACTCAAAGCTAGTCATAGATATCAGACATAACCGAGTCGCTAACTAATAATCTACAAATACTTCAATGTTTGGGTAAAGTCTAATTGGTGCTTAGCTCATGTGCCTTAGTTAACAATACAAAGTAAAcataagtttatttaaaaaaatataaatatatggaaAGAGacttcattaaattaaaaaggacTTGCTGTGTTAGAAGCTTTTGCTTGGGTACAAAATCATTTGCACATGTTCTGTGCACACTGTGTAAAAGAGGCTTGGGGCAGGGGTTCACTCTTTAAACCCATTCAGTTCAAATGACAGGTCAAGCTGACTAATATCCACAAGAACTCAAACATGTATATAAAACCAATGATTACAATGAGCTGTGATGTCTCCCAATGTGTTATAAGATGTAAAATCCTGCAAACCCATAGTAACTTCAAACAATTTGTAACAAATTGTTACATTTGTCTCTTAGCTGTTATACACATCCACATTTTCAATCCAAAACAATCAGCACTAGTATTTTCTAAGTATAATCATAAGTGGAGGTTTTGTCAATTAAACCCTCCATAACCCTCCATCCTTGTTCTGTTTCCTGTTAGTGCCAGATCTACTACAAGCCCATCATTAAAGGGGTtaagaaggggggaaaaaaagagggaaagagaaaaaggaggTGCAGACTTCCCAGCAGTTGCCTGGAACACAAAAGACTTGCCAGATTCCGGGAAGCGAAACCTGAGTAGGTGGCTTGTGTGCTCATAAACATGTCACTGTACCAGGGTGTCAATCCCAGGTCACCCCTCAACCCGCCCACTCTTTCCTCTCTGCAGCCCTGTGTCTGGACCGACAgatgaaaacaaatgaaaaatgcCCCAGGTGGATGGGAAAGAGTGGAGAAATGGAATAAAAGCTGAAAAGAGGTGCACTGTGGACACTTTTTGGAGGGCTGCTTTTGATCTTACCTGAGGTTCTCAACTTCCTGTTTTCTGAGGGGCGATGAGGGAGCAGCAGGAATGAACTTGTCTCCCTCTTGGCTCTTTccactttaaattaaatcacaggtttaaataaaaattaattacttGTTCTACTGTCAGATGTACAAAAACAAGTAAAGCAGTAAGTTAAAGAGGGTGTCTAAAAAAATGGATTCCTGACATGATGTTTGTTATTGTGCTTCTGCAACTATCCTTACATAAAATTTCACATATTGAATTATGCTTTATTATTACCTTGCTGTTTAAGTGCCTGTAACTGTGTATGGACATGTACACTGGGTTATGTATACCTGCAGGCATCACTGTTCTCACTGCCGCTCTCCGTACTTCCTGATTGGCTGGAGTTCTTAGAGCCATTTTCTGCTTTGCTCTCATGCTGCTGGTGTTCAGGCAGCAGGAGCAACGCATTCCTCAAACAGATTGCTGCAAACTCCATACTTGCTACAGGAATTGCTGCTGACTGAccctcactacacacacacagaaacacaaattgtactttaaaataaaaaattaaataaagtaaaataaataataataataattattattattatttggtgcCACCTGCTGGACAAAATGAAATGATACAGCTACGCTTTCAAAACGAACAAATAAGCAAACTTTTAAAGTTGACCTTTTACTGGATGAGTgcctttctttttaatttctttccccCCCTGTTGGAAACACCCAACACTAGTGCTGTGCATTTTCTCTTCATTTTCCTCTTTATACATGGTATctatttgagatggaatcaccaaTGACCTCCCAATACGATATCACAATTCCTGGGTGCCGATTCATTTGGGCATTGAGATATAGTTGGGATTCTATAAGCAAcgcgattttataaatatcccgatttataatattttataagtattcaatattatattttcacccaaattttattacaattttaaacctttaaaaacatTGAATCATTAGTTAAATGTTCCTATTGATGGCTGTTCCTTAGAATGCATCGCTGTACATAAGTAttgtttctaataataataataactatccTACCACATGGtagataaaaatgtgtaaatagtttactcgtcggattataaagaaatagatgtttttattaaaaatgtaataggTTTCTATAAATGAATTTGAATATCTAACACCCTGTTacataataattaaacacattCATTCTAAAAATCTACACAAAATAATACAGTAGGAAAGCACACCTGTAGGTTGTGTTCTGAGTGGACTGTGATGCCAGGACAATCTTGCGATGATATCCCTGTCCTACAATGGACTGAACTATTCCCTTTTTACTGGGAAGACCCTTGGTCTCCTGCTCTGAACTctgagggggagggggggggggcatcagaaaaataatttgttagCCTGTGAATTGAGAAAATGGAGACAGTCATTAGTGTGTTAGTCTGTAAGTTAGTCTGTCTCACCCCTTTGTTGGCAGCGATGCAGCACTCAGCTAGCCTTAGCCAGAGTCGAGGGTTTGAGTGGTATACTTGCACTGCCTCCATTAAGCACTCGAAGGCAGCCAATGGCCGGCCGAGGTGCAGGAGCTGAATTCCGCAGTTATAAAGCAGCTCATAGCGTTTATTGGCCAGCAGAGCACACATGGGAATACCTGTGAACTTCTTAgcttcagagaaaaaaaaaattgacacacGTCTGTTAAAGTAACTGTAAAGCCTTGTAAAAACAGGTGCTAAAGTGGACTTGATGAACTTTCAGTTAGATAACAGTGACAATTACCCAATGTAGTGAATTCGACcaattttttcaaataaaaagaacaaactGAGATACAACAATAACTAACTATCTTTGTATGATGTGACAGCATgatttcccttcactggaactaaggggcATAAATGGAGTCTCTTAtaagagattttttaaaatgtagagcACGCTCTTCCACTCACCCTGGCCATTCTTGCCATCTCTTAGCTGTGCACATGTATGGTCATTCTCCTGCAGGGCTTTCTTAAAGTAGAAGATGCCCAGGTTGTGCTTCCCCATAGCAAAGTGAATACAGCCCAGATTATTCCAGAACATGCAGCGCACACATTCACCTACAAAAAAGGAAGGGGGAAATGTTTGATCAGAAATGTCAAGCACCTTCACATTAACTTTCACTAAAACAAAAATTGTTTAGTGATGAACtaaaaggaaaggaaattaATTGATTCCACTATGCTATTAGTGAAGAATAAA
Coding sequences:
- the cnot10 gene encoding CCR4-NOT transcription complex subunit 10 isoform X4; the encoded protein is MAETNSDQVSDIKHDNIVSPGISDQEKEMATNAFEAFTSGNYDDALKQLESLQELNKDDYKIAMNKAVTEFYRSGQTTTSTLKQTLMMIKNQVHSAVEDIDGLDDVENSILYYNQAIIHYHMRQYSEAIAIGEKLYQFLEPFEKFAQAVCFLLVDLYLLTFQPEKALHLLAVLEKHSVQGNNKNGKGEGVSGTARESAAQKTEFVAMIEAAKSRMHQYKVRAYIQMKSLKACKREIKSVMNTAGNSAPSLFLKSNFEYLRGNYRKAVKLLNSSNIAEHPGPLKTGECVRCMFWNNLGCIHFAMGKHNLGIFYFKKALQENDHTCAQLRDGKNGQAKKFTGIPMCALLANKRYELLYNCGIQLLHLGRPLAAFECLMEAVQVYHSNPRLWLRLAECCIAANKGSSEQETKGLPSKKGIVQSIVGQGYHRKIVLASQSTQNTTYSEGQSAAIPVASMEFAAICLRNALLLLPEHQQHESKAENGSKNSSQSGSTESGSENSDACSGKSQEGDKFIPAAPSSPLRKQEVENLRCCILACSAYVALALGDNLMALAHADKLLHQPKLSGSHKFLGHLYAAEALISLDRISDAITHLNPENITDVSLGVSPSEQDQGSDKGDLEPVESSGKQTPLCYPSSLGSARAMMLFNLGSAYCLRSEYEKARKCLHQAASMVSAKEIPPEAILLAVYLELQNGNTQLALQIIKRNQLIPSVKPSSSPDLRKKPQPFQSVQPMQPIQMPSSFTQVQRK
- the cnot10 gene encoding CCR4-NOT transcription complex subunit 10 isoform X3, translating into MAETNSDQVSDIKHDNIVSPGISDQEKEMATNAFEAFTSGNYDDALKQLESLQELNKDDYKIAMNKAVTEFYRSGQTTTSTLKQTLMMIKNQVHSAVEDIDGLDDVENSILYYNQAIIHYHMRQYSEAIAIGEKLYQFLEPFEKFAQAVCFLLVDLYLLTFQPEKALHLLAVLEKHSVQGNNKNGKGEQGVSGTARESAAQKTEFVAMIEAAKSRMHQYKVRAYIQMKSLKACKREIKSVMNTAGNSAPSLFLKSNFEYLRGNYRKAVKLLNSSNIAEHPGPLKTGECVRCMFWNNLGCIHFAMGKHNLGIFYFKKALQENDHTCAQLRDGKNGQAKKFTGIPMCALLANKRYELLYNCGIQLLHLGRPLAAFECLMEAVQVYHSNPRLWLRLAECCIAANKGSSEQETKGLPSKKGIVQSIVGQGYHRKIVLASQSTQNTTYSEGQSAAIPVASMEFAAICLRNALLLLPEHQQHESKAENGSKNSSQSGSTESGSENSDACSGKSQEGDKFIPAAPSSPLRKQEVENLRCCILACSAYVALALGDNLMALAHADKLLHQPKLSGSHKFLGHLYAAEALISLDRISDAITHLNPENITDVSLGVSPSEQDQGSDKGDLEPVESSGKQTPLCYPSSLGSARAMMLFNLGSAYCLRSEYEKARKCLHQAASMVSAKEIPPEAILLAVYLELQNGNTQLALQIIKRNQLIPSVKPSSSPDLRKKPQPFQSVQPMQPIQMPSSFTQVQRK
- the cnot10 gene encoding CCR4-NOT transcription complex subunit 10 isoform X1, yielding MAETNSDQVSDIKHDNIVSPGISDQEKEMATNAFEAFTSGNYDDALKQLESLQELNKDDYKIAMNKAVTEFYRSGQTTTSTLKQTLMMIKNQVHSAVEDIDGLDDVENSILYYNQAIIHYHMRQYSEAIAIGEKLYQFLEPFEEKFAQAVCFLLVDLYLLTFQPEKALHLLAVLEKHSVQGNNKNGKGEQGVSGTARESAAQKTEFVAMIEAAKSRMHQYKVRAYIQMKSLKACKREIKSVMNTAGNSAPSLFLKSNFEYLRGNYRKAVKLLNSSNIAEHPGPLKTGECVRCMFWNNLGCIHFAMGKHNLGIFYFKKALQENDHTCAQLRDGKNGQAKKFTGIPMCALLANKRYELLYNCGIQLLHLGRPLAAFECLMEAVQVYHSNPRLWLRLAECCIAANKGSSEQETKGLPSKKGIVQSIVGQGYHRKIVLASQSTQNTTYSEGQSAAIPVASMEFAAICLRNALLLLPEHQQHESKAENGSKNSSQSGSTESGSENSDACSGKSQEGDKFIPAAPSSPLRKQEVENLRCCILACSAYVALALGDNLMALAHADKLLHQPKLSGSHKFLGHLYAAEALISLDRISDAITHLNPENITDVSLGVSPSEQDQGSDKGDLEPVESSGKQTPLCYPSSLGSARAMMLFNLGSAYCLRSEYEKARKCLHQAASMVSAKEIPPEAILLAVYLELQNGNTQLALQIIKRNQLIPSVKPSSSPDLRKKPQPFQSVQPMQPIQMPSSFTQVQRK
- the cnot10 gene encoding CCR4-NOT transcription complex subunit 10 isoform X2, with product MAETNSDQVSDIKHDNIVSPGISDQEKEMATNAFEAFTSGNYDDALKQLESLQELNKDDYKIAMNKAVTEFYRSGQTTTSTLKQTLMMIKNQVHSAVEDIDGLDDVENSILYYNQAIIHYHMRQYSEAIAIGEKLYQFLEPFEEKFAQAVCFLLVDLYLLTFQPEKALHLLAVLEKHSVQGNNKNGKGEGVSGTARESAAQKTEFVAMIEAAKSRMHQYKVRAYIQMKSLKACKREIKSVMNTAGNSAPSLFLKSNFEYLRGNYRKAVKLLNSSNIAEHPGPLKTGECVRCMFWNNLGCIHFAMGKHNLGIFYFKKALQENDHTCAQLRDGKNGQAKKFTGIPMCALLANKRYELLYNCGIQLLHLGRPLAAFECLMEAVQVYHSNPRLWLRLAECCIAANKGSSEQETKGLPSKKGIVQSIVGQGYHRKIVLASQSTQNTTYSEGQSAAIPVASMEFAAICLRNALLLLPEHQQHESKAENGSKNSSQSGSTESGSENSDACSGKSQEGDKFIPAAPSSPLRKQEVENLRCCILACSAYVALALGDNLMALAHADKLLHQPKLSGSHKFLGHLYAAEALISLDRISDAITHLNPENITDVSLGVSPSEQDQGSDKGDLEPVESSGKQTPLCYPSSLGSARAMMLFNLGSAYCLRSEYEKARKCLHQAASMVSAKEIPPEAILLAVYLELQNGNTQLALQIIKRNQLIPSVKPSSSPDLRKKPQPFQSVQPMQPIQMPSSFTQVQRK